The DNA segment TACTGCCACCACAGCCACTTCCAGCCGGGGTCCGTCGTCGGCGTCCACCATCCCAGCGGGTGCCCGACGAGGAACATCAGCTCGTAGCCGATCTGGCTGCACGCCGTGTAAGGCAGGTAGAACAGCGTCAGCTCAGCCGCCTTGTCGAGCGTGGTGCGGTTCTCGCCGGGCGCATCCCACAGGAGGATGAGCGGTACCAACAGCACCGGGATCCCGAAGAGCAGGTTGGCGATGACGTCGGCAGTGAAGGTCGGTGCGATCCAGCCGAATTGGACGCCGATCGTCATTCCGAGGAAGACCGCGCCGGTCAGCAGCCCGACACCGAGGTAGATCCGGCCCCGGTGGGGTGCGACCGGCCGGGCGAAGTTCGGTTCGCGGGTCTGCACCGTCGTCATGTCCTCACGCCCCCTTGCCCTGCGCGGCGGTCGCCGGGTCCTGCTTCGCGGCGACGGAGATCGATTTCGTGTCGGTGTAGCCGTCGATACCCTCCCGGCCGAGCTCACGGCCGTAGCCGCTGCCCTTCACGCCGCCGAAGGGCGCGAACGGGTCCATGGTGTAGCCCTGGTTGACGCCGAAGGTCCCGGTCCGGATGCGGGCGGCGACGCCGAGTCCGCGCTCGAGGTCCTCGGTGAACACCGACCCCGCAAGGCCGTAGTCGGAGTCGTTGGCGATCGCCACCGCCTCCTGCTCGTCGGCGAAGGGGATGACGGTGAGCACCGGACCGAAGATCTCCTCGCGGGCGATGCGCATGTCGTTTTTCGCGTCGGCGAACAGGGTCGGACGCACGTACCACCCCTTCTCGACTCCGTCGGGCATCTGGGCTCCGCCGGTGACCAGACGGGCGCCTTCGGCACAGCCGGTGGCGATGTAGCCGCGCACCCGCTGCTGCTGGCGCTGGGCGACCAGCGGGCCGACCTGAGTAGCGCTGTCGGTCGGGTCGCCGACCACCAGGGCGGCCATCTCGGCGGCCAGCGCATCGGTGAACTCGTCGGCCCGGGCCGCGGGCACCAGGATGCGGGTGAGGGCATTGCAGATCTGTCCGCTGTTGGACAGGCTGGCCGACCGCACGCCGCTCGCCACGGTCGCCGGATCGGCGTCGTCGAGCACGATGGCGGCGGACTTCCCGCCGAGTTCCAGGCTGACCCGTTTCAGATCGGGGGCGCACGCCGCGGCGACGGCCTTGCCCGCCGTCGTCGAGCCGGTGAACGAAACCTTGTCCACGCCCGCATGCTTCACCAGATACTCGCCGGCCGAGCCGTCGCCCGGCAGGACGCTCACCACGCCGGGCGGCAGATCCGACTCCGCGATCATCTCGGCAAGCAGCAACGCGTTGAGCGGTGACTCCGGCGCCGGCTTGAGGATCACGACGCATCCGGCGAGCAGTGCGGGCACCAGCTTGGTGACGATGAGGAACTGCGGCATGTTCCACGGCACGATCGCGGCGACGACACCGACGGGCTCCCGGCGGATGTGGACGGCGGCGCCGTACCTCCCCGGCCGCTCCTCGTGGAACGGATACGCCTCGGCCAGATCGCAGAAGGCGGTCATCATCGTCCACGGCAACGCGACCTGGGCGCGCTGCGCGAAGCTGATGGGTGCCCCGATCTCGGAGGTGATGATCTCGGCCATCTGAGAGCGTCGTTCGCCGTATGCGGCGGCCAGGCGCCGCACCGCGCCGATGCGCTCGGCGGGGTCGAGCCGCGGCCACGGACCGCCGTCGAACGCCGTCCGTGCGGCAGCGACCGCCGCATCGACGTCCCCGGGGCCTGCGGCGGCGACCTGGGCGATCGGCTCCTCGGTATGCGGGGCGATCACGTCGATGCGTGGCGCGGTGGTCGGCTCGCACCACACGCCGCCGATGAACAGTTCGTCAGGACGCACCTGTTCGACTTCCTTCCACCGAGACGACCCGGGAATATCAACTACTTGCGATTGACCGGATGAGCATATACCGTCGGCCATGCCGACTCTCGCGAAACGACGAAAAGGCAGCTGCGCCTGATTGTTTGCCTGAGACACTCAGATCGGCGCAGCGCCGAGGCGGGTAGCGCGTCACGAACACCGGTCAACAGGAGACGACAATGGCCCGATTCCCCAAGCCACCCGAGGGCAGCTGGACCGAGCACTACCCGCATCTGGGCACGGGACCGGTGTCCTACGAGGACTCCATCGACCCACAGTTCTACGAAGTCGAGCGCAAGGCGGTGTTCAAGCGGGCCTGGCTCAACGTCGGTCGGGTCGAGCAGATCCCCCGCAAGGGCAGCTACTTCACCAAGGAGCTGAAGGTCGTCAACACGTCGATCATCGTGGTGCGCACGACCTCCGGCGAGGTGAAGGCCTACCACAACATCTGCCGGCACCGGGGCAACAAGCTGGTCTGGAACGACATGCCGCTCGAGGAGACCAGTGGCGTGTGCAGGCAGTTCACCTGCAAGTACCACGCGTGGCGCTACGACCTCGACGGCAACCTGACGTTCGTGCAGCAGGAAGGCGAGTTCTTCGATCTGGACAAGAGCCGCTACGGCCTGGTGCCGGTCCACTGCGACGTCTGGGAAGGGTTCATCTTCGTCAACTTCGCCAGCAACACTGAAGCGCCCGAACAGTCCCTGCGCGACTTCCTCGGCCCGATGATCACCGACCTGGAGGGCTATCCGTTCGACCGGATGACCTCGCGGTTCCACTACAGGTCGGAGGTGAAGGCGAACTGGAAGCTGTACATGGACGCCTTCCAGGAGTTCTACCACGCGCCGGTACTGCACGCGAACCAGTCGCCGACGGCGTACTCGAAGGCGGCCGCGGAGGCCGGTTTCGAAGCGCCGCACTATCGGATCGAGGGGCCGCACCGGCTGGTGAGCACCTCGGGCATTCGGGCCTGGGAGATGGCCGACGAGATGCGCAAGCCCATCGAGGACATCTGTCAGAGCGGGCTTTTCGGGCCATGGGACAAACCGGATCTGGGGGAGATGCCGGTCGGGCTGAACCCCGCCAAGTGCGACCCGTGGGGCCTGGACTCGTTCCAGCTCTTCCCGAACTTCGTGATGCTCTTCTGGGGGCAGGGCTGGTATCTGACCTACCACTACTGGCCGACGTCGCACAACACCCACATCTTCGAGGGCACAGTGTATTTCCCGCAGCCGCGTACGCCGCGTGAACGCATCGCCCAGGAACTGGCCGCCGTGTCGTTCAAGGAGTACGGCCTGCAGGACGCCAACACTCTGGAGGCGACGCAGACGATGGTCGAGTCGCGAGTGCTCGACAACTTCGTGCTCTGCGATCAGGAGGTGCTCATCCGGCACCTGCACAAGGAGACGGCCGCCTGGGTCGAGGAATACCAGCGCAAGACGGCGGGGGTGTGAGCATGGCAGGCATCACGACCGCTGGGACCGTGACCGCGGAGACCGGGGCGAAACTGCC comes from the Mycolicibacterium litorale genome and includes:
- a CDS encoding aldehyde dehydrogenase, with product MRPDELFIGGVWCEPTTAPRIDVIAPHTEEPIAQVAAAGPGDVDAAVAAARTAFDGGPWPRLDPAERIGAVRRLAAAYGERRSQMAEIITSEIGAPISFAQRAQVALPWTMMTAFCDLAEAYPFHEERPGRYGAAVHIRREPVGVVAAIVPWNMPQFLIVTKLVPALLAGCVVILKPAPESPLNALLLAEMIAESDLPPGVVSVLPGDGSAGEYLVKHAGVDKVSFTGSTTAGKAVAAACAPDLKRVSLELGGKSAAIVLDDADPATVASGVRSASLSNSGQICNALTRILVPAARADEFTDALAAEMAALVVGDPTDSATQVGPLVAQRQQQRVRGYIATGCAEGARLVTGGAQMPDGVEKGWYVRPTLFADAKNDMRIAREEIFGPVLTVIPFADEQEAVAIANDSDYGLAGSVFTEDLERGLGVAARIRTGTFGVNQGYTMDPFAPFGGVKGSGYGRELGREGIDGYTDTKSISVAAKQDPATAAQGKGA
- a CDS encoding emopamil-binding protein: MTTVQTREPNFARPVAPHRGRIYLGVGLLTGAVFLGMTIGVQFGWIAPTFTADVIANLLFGIPVLLVPLILLWDAPGENRTTLDKAAELTLFYLPYTACSQIGYELMFLVGHPLGWWTPTTDPGWKWLWWQYALADTRYVSGNPWIFALEVVGVVTGVIVFTMWLRLIKVDLPTESRIRCLWVAFAGCAVLMSSTAVYFLAEVGAGFENIGQGAFGLGFKFIAENVPFVVLPPVVLYAIHLQIDYLTRRAGAAA
- a CDS encoding aromatic ring-hydroxylating oxygenase subunit alpha; the encoded protein is MARFPKPPEGSWTEHYPHLGTGPVSYEDSIDPQFYEVERKAVFKRAWLNVGRVEQIPRKGSYFTKELKVVNTSIIVVRTTSGEVKAYHNICRHRGNKLVWNDMPLEETSGVCRQFTCKYHAWRYDLDGNLTFVQQEGEFFDLDKSRYGLVPVHCDVWEGFIFVNFASNTEAPEQSLRDFLGPMITDLEGYPFDRMTSRFHYRSEVKANWKLYMDAFQEFYHAPVLHANQSPTAYSKAAAEAGFEAPHYRIEGPHRLVSTSGIRAWEMADEMRKPIEDICQSGLFGPWDKPDLGEMPVGLNPAKCDPWGLDSFQLFPNFVMLFWGQGWYLTYHYWPTSHNTHIFEGTVYFPQPRTPRERIAQELAAVSFKEYGLQDANTLEATQTMVESRVLDNFVLCDQEVLIRHLHKETAAWVEEYQRKTAGV